Below is a genomic region from Lusitaniella coriacea LEGE 07157.
CATCGGCAATTTCACGTTCTTGGGGGGGTTGAACGTGGGGTTCTGATTTCTGGCGATTTGCAAACCAATCAAATAAAGACATATTTAAATAAGAATGATGTAAATCAACTTTTCAAAAGACATTCTCTTCTTTTGTATCGTCTTCCTCTAGGGGACTCAGTAGCAACATTGCCGTCCACTTATCCTGGGGAAGAACTTGCAGAGCGGTTTGTCCGGAGAGGAAACAAGCACTAGCCCCAAGGGAAATCGCGCGGCTGGGAATTCCGTGACTTTCTAGTAATTGCTGCATGAATTCAGCTTCCCAGCGAGTGCTAGTGGTTCTAATTGCAATCCAAGACATAGGGTTTATCTTATCAGGGTGGAGGGGTTGGGTTGGGTTAGAGGGGAAAAAATAGCTGAAGGTAAGTTGAGAGTAGAAACTCCCCCCAGAACAGGGTTAGAAGGGTACCGAGGGCGAGGAAAGGACCAAAGGGAAAGTGTTGGTGGCGTTTGAGTCGTCTCAGCGCGATCGCGCCCCCGCTAATTAGAGCGCCCAAGATGCAGCCGAGGAACCCCGCAACCAGTAAGTATTTCCACCCCAACCACGCCCCCATTAGGGCTGCAAGTTTGGCATCGCCACCCCCCATTGCCGTTTTTCCTAGCGCGATCGCGCCCGCTCCACTAATAATATTTAAAAGCCACAGTCCCAATACCGCCCCGACAATTCCTGTCATCAATCCCTCAATTGCGCCCGATACTTCGCCGTTTTCTTGCCATCCCGCTAAGGTCATAAAGACCAGTCCAGCCACTAACCCCGATTTCGTCAGGGAATTGGGTAGCGTCATCGTATCGAGATCGATTAAGGACAGCGCCAGCAACCAACTGACACAGACCCAATAGCCCAAGGTTTCTACGTTAAACCCGAAGCGCCAAAAAATTGCTAAAAATAAAAATCCCGCGATCGCCTCAACCAAGGGATAGCGAATAGAAATGGGCGCTTTACAGTTTAAACATCGTCCTTTTAGCCCAATCCAGCCAAAAACTGGGATATTTTCCCTTTTTCCCAGTTGATGAAGACAATGGGGACAGCGAGAGGGCGGAAAGAGAATCGACAAACCCTCTGGGAGACGATAAACGACCACATTTAAAAAACTGCCAATCGAAGCACCTAAAGCAAAGATTAAGAGGGTTGTGACAATCCTAAATAGTGCGTCCATAGTTATTACTGAAGGAGAGCAACCGCTCTAAACTAAAAACTTTTCTCTGCTAGAATACATCTTACAATTGCCGATTTCCGATCGCGCCACTTCCAAAATAGCGATTCTGCGCGATCGCTGTTATGGCACTGGATAAATTGAAAATGACAGAACTCGACTCCCCCAAAACCATTACGGTAGAAACCATCTCTCTTGCCAAGCCAGTTGAGAGCGAAGCAGACAGCCCAAACGCGGAGTCAGACGGCACAAACGGTAACGATGATTCTGTCAAATCCATTACAGATTCTCTGGATTGTCATTTAACGCGAATCCTTGAAGAAACCTATGGTTCTCGCTTAGAAAGAATGTTTAAATATTCTAAGTTAAGCTTTAGAGCGATCTTATCTCTCTATATTTTTTGGAGTCATTGGTGGGCTGCCGAACAACCGGAAGAAATGATGGCTGAGGCGATCGAACAGATCGATAGCGATTTGCACCTAGATGATGAAGATGTTTACAACGCGAT
It encodes:
- a CDS encoding putative signal transducing protein — protein: MSWIAIRTTSTRWEAEFMQQLLESHGIPSRAISLGASACFLSGQTALQVLPQDKWTAMLLLSPLEEDDTKEENVF
- a CDS encoding prepilin peptidase, which codes for MDALFRIVTTLLIFALGASIGSFLNVVVYRLPEGLSILFPPSRCPHCLHQLGKRENIPVFGWIGLKGRCLNCKAPISIRYPLVEAIAGFLFLAIFWRFGFNVETLGYWVCVSWLLALSLIDLDTMTLPNSLTKSGLVAGLVFMTLAGWQENGEVSGAIEGLMTGIVGAVLGLWLLNIISGAGAIALGKTAMGGGDAKLAALMGAWLGWKYLLVAGFLGCILGALISGGAIALRRLKRHQHFPFGPFLALGTLLTLFWGEFLLSTYLQLFFPL